A window of the Cicer arietinum cultivar CDC Frontier isolate Library 1 chromosome 6, Cicar.CDCFrontier_v2.0, whole genome shotgun sequence genome harbors these coding sequences:
- the LOC101508266 gene encoding external alternative NAD(P)H-ubiquinone oxidoreductase B1, mitochondrial isoform X3 has product MTIASFFTRASRALKSTSPFCSNFLLLCALSGGGVVALSESQSEAQHPKIEDREPRKKKVVVLGTGWGATSFLKGLDASLYDVQVVSPRNYFAFTPLLPSVTCGTVEARSIVEPVRNIIKKTNGEIKFWEAECIKIDAADKKVLCRCNIENLVGSGEFSLDYDFLVVAVGAQVNTFNTPGVKENCHFLKDVEDAQKIRLSVIDCLEKAVLPSQSEEEQRSNLHFVVVGGGPTGVEFAAELHDYIQEDLIKLYPSVKDKVKITLIQSGDHILNMFDERISSFAEQKFTRDGIEVQTGCRVLSVNDQEITMKVKSTGSVCSVPHGLIVWSTGICTVPVIRDFMQEIGQAKRHVLATNEWLRVEGCENVYAIGDCSSINQRKIKDDIIDIFKAADKNNSGTLTIEEFQEVMDDIIVRYPQVEYYLKKKNILDLRVLWNDPQGNEREEIDIEGFKLALSLADSQVKSLPATAQVAAQQGAYLANCFNRIDHIEEHPEGPRRFTGSGHHNFRPFSLHSSHQSL; this is encoded by the exons ATGACAATTGCTTCCTTCTTCACCAGAGCCTCCAGGGCTCTCAAAAGTACTTCCCCTTTCTGCTCCAACTTTCTGCTTCTCTGCGCTTTAAG TGGTGGAGGTGTGGTGGCACTCTCAGAATCACAATCAGAAGCCCAACATCCTAAAATTGAAGATCGTGAGCCCCGGAAAAAGAAAGTTGTGGTCCTTGGAACTGGATGGGGTGCTACTAGTTTTCTTAAGGGTTTGGATGCTTCATTATATGATGTTCAGGTTGTTTCGCCTCGTAATTACTTTGCATTTACTCCCTTATTACCCAGTGTCACTTGCGGGACAGTTGAAGCACGGAGCATCGTAGAACCGGTCCGAAACATTATTAAAAAG ACTAATGGAGAAATAAAATTTTGGGAAGCAGAATGCATTAAGATTGATGCTGCAGACAAAAAGGTTTTATGTCGGTGTAATATTGAAAACTTAGTGGGAAGTGGTGAATTTTCTCTGGATTATGACTTCTTGGTTGTAGCAGTAGGAGCACAAGTTAATACTTTTAATACCCCTGGTGTCAAGGAGAACTGTCATTTTCTCAAG GACGTCGAGGACGCTCAGAAGATCAGACTGTCTGTAATAGATTGTCTTGAGAAGGCTGTTCTTCCTAGTCAATCTGAAGAGGAGCAAAGGTcaaatcttcattttgtagtcgTTGGAGGAGGTCCAACTGGTGTTGAATTTGCTGCAGAGCTGCATGATTATATCCAAGAAGACTTGATCAAATTATATCCTTCTGTTAAAGATAAAGTGAAGATAACGTTAATTCAATCTGGCGATCACATCTTGAACAT GTTCGATGAaagaataagttcatttgctgAGCAGAAGTTTACGAGAGATGGTATAGAAGTTCAAACCGGATGCCGGGTTTTGAGTGTTAATGACCAAGAAATTACAATGAAGGTGAAATCAACGGGATCGGTTTGTTCTGTTCCCCATGGATTGATTGTCTGGTCCACTGGCATTTGTACTGTTCCAGTTATAAGGGACTTTATGCAAGAAATTGGTCAG GCTAAGAGGCATGTACTAGCAACTAATGAATGGTTGCGAGTAGAAGGATGTGAAAATGTGTATGCCATTGGTGACTGTTCATCAATAAATCAACGTAAAATCAAG GATGATATCATCGACATATTTAAGGCTGCAGACAAAAACAACTCCGGTACTTTAACCATAGAAGAATTCCAAGAAGTGATGGATGACATAATTGTAAGATATCCTCAAGTTGAATACTAtctaaagaagaaaaacataCTTGATTTGAGGGTTCTGTGGAACGACCCGCAAGGAAATGAAAGAGAAGAAATAGACATAGAAGGGTTTAAGCTAGCCCTTTCTCTTGCAGATTCACAGGTGAAGAGTCTTCCAGCAACTGCACAG GTTGCTGCACAACAAGGTGCTTATCTAGCTAATTGCTTTAACCGCATTGATCATATTGAAGAGCATCCAGAAGGACCACGACGATTTACAGGATCTGGACATCATAACTTTCGTCCTTTCAG TTTGCACTCTTCACACCAATCCTTATAA
- the LOC101508266 gene encoding external alternative NAD(P)H-ubiquinone oxidoreductase B1, mitochondrial isoform X1, with the protein MTIASFFTRASRALKSTSPFCSNFLLLCALSGGGVVALSESQSEAQHPKIEDREPRKKKVVVLGTGWGATSFLKGLDASLYDVQVVSPRNYFAFTPLLPSVTCGTVEARSIVEPVRNIIKKTNGEIKFWEAECIKIDAADKKVLCRCNIENLVGSGEFSLDYDFLVVAVGAQVNTFNTPGVKENCHFLKDVEDAQKIRLSVIDCLEKAVLPSQSEEEQRSNLHFVVVGGGPTGVEFAAELHDYIQEDLIKLYPSVKDKVKITLIQSGDHILNMFDERISSFAEQKFTRDGIEVQTGCRVLSVNDQEITMKVKSTGSVCSVPHGLIVWSTGICTVPVIRDFMQEIGQAKRHVLATNEWLRVEGCENVYAIGDCSSINQRKIKDDIIDIFKAADKNNSGTLTIEEFQEVMDDIIVRYPQVEYYLKKKNILDLRVLWNDPQGNEREEIDIEGFKLALSLADSQVKSLPATAQVAAQQGAYLANCFNRIDHIEEHPEGPRRFTGSGHHNFRPFRYKHFGQFAPLGGEQAAAELPGDWVSIGHSTQWLWYSVYASKQVSWRTRYLVVSDWTRRFIFGRDSSRV; encoded by the exons ATGACAATTGCTTCCTTCTTCACCAGAGCCTCCAGGGCTCTCAAAAGTACTTCCCCTTTCTGCTCCAACTTTCTGCTTCTCTGCGCTTTAAG TGGTGGAGGTGTGGTGGCACTCTCAGAATCACAATCAGAAGCCCAACATCCTAAAATTGAAGATCGTGAGCCCCGGAAAAAGAAAGTTGTGGTCCTTGGAACTGGATGGGGTGCTACTAGTTTTCTTAAGGGTTTGGATGCTTCATTATATGATGTTCAGGTTGTTTCGCCTCGTAATTACTTTGCATTTACTCCCTTATTACCCAGTGTCACTTGCGGGACAGTTGAAGCACGGAGCATCGTAGAACCGGTCCGAAACATTATTAAAAAG ACTAATGGAGAAATAAAATTTTGGGAAGCAGAATGCATTAAGATTGATGCTGCAGACAAAAAGGTTTTATGTCGGTGTAATATTGAAAACTTAGTGGGAAGTGGTGAATTTTCTCTGGATTATGACTTCTTGGTTGTAGCAGTAGGAGCACAAGTTAATACTTTTAATACCCCTGGTGTCAAGGAGAACTGTCATTTTCTCAAG GACGTCGAGGACGCTCAGAAGATCAGACTGTCTGTAATAGATTGTCTTGAGAAGGCTGTTCTTCCTAGTCAATCTGAAGAGGAGCAAAGGTcaaatcttcattttgtagtcgTTGGAGGAGGTCCAACTGGTGTTGAATTTGCTGCAGAGCTGCATGATTATATCCAAGAAGACTTGATCAAATTATATCCTTCTGTTAAAGATAAAGTGAAGATAACGTTAATTCAATCTGGCGATCACATCTTGAACAT GTTCGATGAaagaataagttcatttgctgAGCAGAAGTTTACGAGAGATGGTATAGAAGTTCAAACCGGATGCCGGGTTTTGAGTGTTAATGACCAAGAAATTACAATGAAGGTGAAATCAACGGGATCGGTTTGTTCTGTTCCCCATGGATTGATTGTCTGGTCCACTGGCATTTGTACTGTTCCAGTTATAAGGGACTTTATGCAAGAAATTGGTCAG GCTAAGAGGCATGTACTAGCAACTAATGAATGGTTGCGAGTAGAAGGATGTGAAAATGTGTATGCCATTGGTGACTGTTCATCAATAAATCAACGTAAAATCAAG GATGATATCATCGACATATTTAAGGCTGCAGACAAAAACAACTCCGGTACTTTAACCATAGAAGAATTCCAAGAAGTGATGGATGACATAATTGTAAGATATCCTCAAGTTGAATACTAtctaaagaagaaaaacataCTTGATTTGAGGGTTCTGTGGAACGACCCGCAAGGAAATGAAAGAGAAGAAATAGACATAGAAGGGTTTAAGCTAGCCCTTTCTCTTGCAGATTCACAGGTGAAGAGTCTTCCAGCAACTGCACAG GTTGCTGCACAACAAGGTGCTTATCTAGCTAATTGCTTTAACCGCATTGATCATATTGAAGAGCATCCAGAAGGACCACGACGATTTACAGGATCTGGACATCATAACTTTCGTCCTTTCAG GTATAAACATTTTGGGCAATTTGCTCCACTTGGTGGGGAGCAGGCAGCAGCAGAACTTCCTGGAGACTGGGTTTCCATTGGTCACAGCACTCAATGGCTTTGGTATTCTGTATATGCAAG CAAGCAAGTGAGCTGGCGCACAAGGTATTTGGTCGTGTCTGATTGGACTAGAAGATTCATATTTGGGAGGGATTCAAGTCGagtttaa
- the LOC101508266 gene encoding external alternative NAD(P)H-ubiquinone oxidoreductase B1, mitochondrial isoform X2 — translation MKIKCGGGVVALSESQSEAQHPKIEDREPRKKKVVVLGTGWGATSFLKGLDASLYDVQVVSPRNYFAFTPLLPSVTCGTVEARSIVEPVRNIIKKTNGEIKFWEAECIKIDAADKKVLCRCNIENLVGSGEFSLDYDFLVVAVGAQVNTFNTPGVKENCHFLKDVEDAQKIRLSVIDCLEKAVLPSQSEEEQRSNLHFVVVGGGPTGVEFAAELHDYIQEDLIKLYPSVKDKVKITLIQSGDHILNMFDERISSFAEQKFTRDGIEVQTGCRVLSVNDQEITMKVKSTGSVCSVPHGLIVWSTGICTVPVIRDFMQEIGQAKRHVLATNEWLRVEGCENVYAIGDCSSINQRKIKDDIIDIFKAADKNNSGTLTIEEFQEVMDDIIVRYPQVEYYLKKKNILDLRVLWNDPQGNEREEIDIEGFKLALSLADSQVKSLPATAQVAAQQGAYLANCFNRIDHIEEHPEGPRRFTGSGHHNFRPFRYKHFGQFAPLGGEQAAAELPGDWVSIGHSTQWLWYSVYASKQVSWRTRYLVVSDWTRRFIFGRDSSRV, via the exons atgaaaataaaatg TGGTGGAGGTGTGGTGGCACTCTCAGAATCACAATCAGAAGCCCAACATCCTAAAATTGAAGATCGTGAGCCCCGGAAAAAGAAAGTTGTGGTCCTTGGAACTGGATGGGGTGCTACTAGTTTTCTTAAGGGTTTGGATGCTTCATTATATGATGTTCAGGTTGTTTCGCCTCGTAATTACTTTGCATTTACTCCCTTATTACCCAGTGTCACTTGCGGGACAGTTGAAGCACGGAGCATCGTAGAACCGGTCCGAAACATTATTAAAAAG ACTAATGGAGAAATAAAATTTTGGGAAGCAGAATGCATTAAGATTGATGCTGCAGACAAAAAGGTTTTATGTCGGTGTAATATTGAAAACTTAGTGGGAAGTGGTGAATTTTCTCTGGATTATGACTTCTTGGTTGTAGCAGTAGGAGCACAAGTTAATACTTTTAATACCCCTGGTGTCAAGGAGAACTGTCATTTTCTCAAG GACGTCGAGGACGCTCAGAAGATCAGACTGTCTGTAATAGATTGTCTTGAGAAGGCTGTTCTTCCTAGTCAATCTGAAGAGGAGCAAAGGTcaaatcttcattttgtagtcgTTGGAGGAGGTCCAACTGGTGTTGAATTTGCTGCAGAGCTGCATGATTATATCCAAGAAGACTTGATCAAATTATATCCTTCTGTTAAAGATAAAGTGAAGATAACGTTAATTCAATCTGGCGATCACATCTTGAACAT GTTCGATGAaagaataagttcatttgctgAGCAGAAGTTTACGAGAGATGGTATAGAAGTTCAAACCGGATGCCGGGTTTTGAGTGTTAATGACCAAGAAATTACAATGAAGGTGAAATCAACGGGATCGGTTTGTTCTGTTCCCCATGGATTGATTGTCTGGTCCACTGGCATTTGTACTGTTCCAGTTATAAGGGACTTTATGCAAGAAATTGGTCAG GCTAAGAGGCATGTACTAGCAACTAATGAATGGTTGCGAGTAGAAGGATGTGAAAATGTGTATGCCATTGGTGACTGTTCATCAATAAATCAACGTAAAATCAAG GATGATATCATCGACATATTTAAGGCTGCAGACAAAAACAACTCCGGTACTTTAACCATAGAAGAATTCCAAGAAGTGATGGATGACATAATTGTAAGATATCCTCAAGTTGAATACTAtctaaagaagaaaaacataCTTGATTTGAGGGTTCTGTGGAACGACCCGCAAGGAAATGAAAGAGAAGAAATAGACATAGAAGGGTTTAAGCTAGCCCTTTCTCTTGCAGATTCACAGGTGAAGAGTCTTCCAGCAACTGCACAG GTTGCTGCACAACAAGGTGCTTATCTAGCTAATTGCTTTAACCGCATTGATCATATTGAAGAGCATCCAGAAGGACCACGACGATTTACAGGATCTGGACATCATAACTTTCGTCCTTTCAG GTATAAACATTTTGGGCAATTTGCTCCACTTGGTGGGGAGCAGGCAGCAGCAGAACTTCCTGGAGACTGGGTTTCCATTGGTCACAGCACTCAATGGCTTTGGTATTCTGTATATGCAAG CAAGCAAGTGAGCTGGCGCACAAGGTATTTGGTCGTGTCTGATTGGACTAGAAGATTCATATTTGGGAGGGATTCAAGTCGagtttaa
- the LOC101508589 gene encoding external alternative NAD(P)H-ubiquinone oxidoreductase B3, mitochondrial-like: MSWSSFYHTASRVFHEYPSWSKSVVVCTIISGGGLVAYNDARSAYSDCGDQIPKKKVVVLGTGWAGTSFVKTMKDPSYDIHVVSPRNYFAFTPLLPSVTCGTVEARSVVEPIRNISRKSGLNVQFSEAECYKIDPKNNKVYCRAGQDKKLDGIEEFSIDYDYLIIAMGGRSNTFNTPGVQENAYFLKEIEDALRIRQKVINLFERASLPSISVEEKKKLLSFVVVGGGPTGVEFAAELHDFVHEDLCKLYPSLINHVKITLLEAGDHILNMFDKRITEFAEKKFNRNGIDVKLGSMVVKVGEKDISAKERGSGQVVTMPHGMVVWSTGIGVRPEILDFMKQLGQINRRALVTDEWLRVEGCDNIYALGDCATINQRRVMEDIAVIFNKADKNNSGMLDLKEFKNVVGDIIERYPQVDIYLKKNQMKDMATLLKKSQESSLTVDIEYFKDALSKVDSQMKNLPATAQVAAQQGAYLADCFNRMELCEKYPEGPLRFRGIGRHRFRAFRYKHFGQFAPLGGEQTAAQLPGDWVSIGQSSQWLWYSVYASKLVSWRTRALVISDWGRRFIFGRDSSQI; encoded by the exons ATGAGTTGGTCTTCATTTTATCACACAGCCTCGAGGGTTTTTCACGAGTATCCATCCTGGTCCAAATCTGTTGTTGTATGCACTATTATCAG TGGTGGAGGTCTAGTGGCATACAATGATGCCAGATCAGCATATAGTGATTGTGGTGATCAAATCCCAAAAAAGAAGGTGGTGGTGCTTGGAACTGGTTGGGCTGGAACTAGTTTTGTAAAAACCATGAAAGATCCGTCTTATGACATTCATGTTGTTTCACCACGTAACTATTTTGCATTCACTCCTTTGTTACCAAGTGTTACTTGTGGCACAGTGGAGGCACGAAGTGTTGTTGAACCAATTCGAAATATCAGCAGAAag AGTGGATTAAATGTTCAATTCAGTGAAGCTGAATGCTATAAGATCGATCCAAAGAACAACAAAGTATACTGCCGTGCTGGTCAAGACAAAAAGCTTGATGGCATAGAAGAATTTTCCATTGATTATGATTATTTGATAATAGCTATGGGAGGTCGTTCTAATACCTTTAACACACCTGGTGTTCAGGAGAATGCCTATTTCTTGAAG GAAATTGAAGATGCTCTAAGAATCCGCCAAAAAGTGATTAACCTTTTTGAAAGAGCAAGCCTCCCTTCTATATCAGTGGAAGAGAAGAAAAAGCTTCTGAGTTTTGTAGTTGTTGGTGGTGGTCCAACTGGTGTAGAGTTTGCTGCAGAGTTACATGATTTTGTCCATGAAGATCTATGTAAATTATATCCTTCTCTTATAAACCACGTCAAGATTACTCTCTTGGAGGCTGGTGATCATATCTTAAACAT GTTTGACAAGAGAATAACAGAATTTGCTGAAAAAAAGTTCAACAGAAATGGAATTGATGTGAAGTTAGGATCAATGGTTGTAAAAGTTGGTGAAAAAGATATCTCTGCCAAAGAAAGAGGAAGTGGTCAAGTTGTTACTATGCCTCATGGTATGGTTGTTTGGTCAACTGGTATTGGTGTTCGTCCTGAAATACTTGATTTCATGAAACAACTTGGTCAG ATTAATAGACGTGCATTGGTCACTGATGAATGGCTAAGGGTGGAAGGGTGTGACAACATCTATGCTTTAGGTGATTGTGCAACTATAAATCAACGAAGAGTTATG GAAGATATAGCTGTGATATTTAACAAGGCAGACAAGAACAACTCAGGAATGTTAGatcttaaagaatttaaaaacgTTGTTGGGGACATTATTGAGAGGTATCCACAAGTGGacatttatttaaagaaaaatcaaatgaaaGACATGGCCACTTTGCTAAAAAAATCTCAAGAAAGCTCATTGACAGTGGACATTGAATACTTCAAAGATGCTCTTTCCAAAGTTGATTCCCAGATGAAAAATCTTCCTGCAACAGCTCAG GTTGCTGCTCAACAAGGAGCCTATCTTGCAGACTGTTTCAATCGGATGGAGTTGTGTGAGAAATATCCGGAAGGCCCTCTAAGGTTTAGGGGAATAGGACGCCATCGTTTTCGTGCCTTTAG GTACAAGCATTTTGGACAATTTGCTCCTCTTGGTGGAGAACAAACTGCTGCTCAGCTTCCAGGAGATTGGGTTTCTATTGGTCAAAGTAGTCAATGGTTATGGTATTCAGTATATGCAAG CAAACTAGTTAGCTGGAGAACAAGGGCTTTGGTGATATCTGACTGGGGAAGGAGATTCATATTTGGAAGAGACTCAAGTCAAATTTGA
- the LOC101508901 gene encoding uncharacterized protein yields the protein MSSTIRAWSVAASVGVVEALKDQGICRWNYALKSAQQHLKNHVRSVSQTKKLSSSALISKRLKDENSKQPEESLRTVMYLSCWGPN from the coding sequence ATGAGTTCAACAATCAGAGCTTGGAGTGTTGCAGCTAGCGTTGGTGTTGTGGAAGCCTTGAAGGACCAAGGCATATGTAGATGGAATTATGCTTTGAAATCAGCACAACAGCATCTTAAAAATCATGTTAGGTCTGTCTCTCAGACAAAGAAACTTTCTTCCTCTGCTTTGATTTCTAAAAGATTGAAAGACGAGAATTCGAAGCAGCCAGAGGAATCATTGAGAACAGTCATGTACCTAAGCTGCTGGGGTCCCAATTAA
- the LOC140920797 gene encoding uncharacterized protein, whose protein sequence is MYVGTRMILGTILSSCFDNNKDLKLWDLVEDVYISPNNEDGTEVSRKEINVDHNKNYKMHDKDITIMMNAITFKEFDKCITKETTKSIYDALVLTYEGSKKVQDAKVNLLVRKYELFHMEEDEDIETMFYRFQTLVSG, encoded by the exons ATGTATGTTGGAACTAGAATGATTCTAGGAACAATTCTTTCGTCATGTTTTGATAATAACAAAG ATCTTAAGCTTTGGGATTTGGTGGAAGATGTGTACATTTCTCCTAACAATGAGGACGGTACTGAAGTTTCCAGAAAGGAGATAAATGTTGATCATAATAAGAATTACAAGATGCATGATAAAGACATAACTATTATGATGAATGCGATCACATTCAAGGAGTTCGATAAGTGCATAACCAAGGAGACAACTAAGAGTATCTATGATGCTCTGGTTCTAACCTATGAAGGAAGCAAGAAGGTCCAAGACGCAAAAGTTAATCTTCTTGTAAGAAAGTATGAGCTATTTCATATggaggaagatgaagacattgagacTATGTTTTATAGGTTTCAAACTCTGGTCTCAGGGTAA